The following are encoded in a window of Sminthopsis crassicaudata isolate SCR6 chromosome 5, ASM4859323v1, whole genome shotgun sequence genomic DNA:
- the LOC141543875 gene encoding taste receptor type 2 member 40-like, which translates to MTRVTDYTDNDISEPVLLITLIIPGIECITGMFGNGFILTTNTIEWLQNKRLSTSDSILMILSCSRILLQFWMMVENTYSLLFQLSYNQNVVYNTFKINFMFLTYSNLWFAAWLNVFYCIKIANFTHPLFLKLKWRITGLMPWLLCLSVLISLCCSFPILKDVYKVYVNTSVPVPSLNATENKYFTETNVVNFALIYNLAIFIPLIMFIFAATLLIISLKRHTLQMKNNAMGSRNLSMEAHMRAIKAISFFLFLYIFNFVALILYMANVLSTNSFGTVLCKIVMAAYPTGHSVFLIFGNPKLRRTWKKLQHNLKFNLKVWK; encoded by the coding sequence atgacaagagtAACTGATTACACAGATAATGACATATCTGAACCTGTTCTTTTGATCACCTTAATAATCCCAGGAATTGAGTGCATCACAGGCATGTTTGGGAATGGCTTCATTTTGACTACAAATACCATTGAGTGGCTCCAGAACAAAAGACTCTCCACTAGTGATTCTATTTTGATGATTCTGAGCTGTTCGAGGATCTTGCTACAGTTCTGGATGATGGTGGAAAATACTTACAGTTTGTTATTTCAACTTTCTTATAATCAAAATGTAGTGTATAACACATTCAAAATCAACTTCATGTTCCTGACCTATTCCAACCTCTGGTTTGCTGCTTGGCTCAATGTTTTCTATTGCATCAAGATTGCCAACTTCACCCATCCCTTGTTCCTTAAGCTAAAGTGGAGAATCACTGGATTAATGCCCTGGCTCCTTTGTCTATCAGTCCTCATTTCTCTGTGCTGCAGTTTTCCCATTTTAAAGGATGTCTACAAGGTTTATGTTAATACTTCTGTCCCAGTTCCCTCCTTGAATGCCACAGAGAACAAATACTTTACAGAGACCAATGTGGTAAACTTTGCTCTTATCTACAACTTGGCCATTTTCATTCCTCTAATCATGTTCATCTTTGCAGCTACCCTACTGATCATCTCTCTCAAGAGACACACACTACAAATGAAGAATAATGCCATGGGTTCCAGAAATCTCAGCATGGAAGCTCACATGAGGGCAATCAAAGCCAttagtttcttcctcttcctctataTTTTCAACTTTGTGGCTTTGATCCTCTACATGGCCAATGTCCTTAGTACCAACAGCTTTGGAACTGTTTTGTGCAAGATTGTCATGGCTGCTTACCCTACTGGTCACTCTGTTTTCTTGATCTTTGGTAATCCCAAACTAAGGAGGACCTGGAAGAAGCTTCAGCACAATCTTAAATTCAACCTAAAAGTTTGGAAGTAG